One Centropristis striata isolate RG_2023a ecotype Rhode Island chromosome 22, C.striata_1.0, whole genome shotgun sequence genomic window carries:
- the LOC131960805 gene encoding NXPE family member 3-like yields the protein MKGIMKPRVCRRKEFAAIFLFLTIFVVILLLRNTDVLKFHYKVNSTIIVQKVSTEPDTHHSFCTFQPRSPEDALEERLLLDSIAWPEAPPLSDPLSLNQTSDPAHSTFTILPRRTGGQWHVGNQLEIIIKMSDFQGHPKKSGGDFLLARLHNQKLGAGVVGQVVDHLNGSYSAVFSLLWEGDAQVEVMLVHSSEAIQVVKRLNNDQPDRIMFKSVFRSGSLSETTFCNMCLRPTKQPLCNYTDLRTGEPWFCHKPKKLSCDARITHFFGYFKKNIRANEDKLIQSGVNMKVSILVLGPANVTVLPKKEDQSKVQSSVVSSGPSGYYYQGVWRALGGTKVHQFNSASVISQCLKGKVVHMYGDSTIRQWFEYLNAQLPDLKEFNLHSPKQVGPFMALDYANNILVTYRCHGPPIRFSQVPTGQLRYIANELDVVTGGTNTVVVLGIWSHFSTFPMEIYIRRLQTIRRAVVRLLDRSPGTLVIIRTANPKALGLYETLTNSDWYSLQRDKVLRAMFKGLNVHLIDAWEMVLAHHLPHSLHPQPPIIKNMIDVLLSNVCPQKGG from the exons ATGAAGGGGATCATGAAACCCAGAGTTTGTAGAAGAAAGGAGTTTGCTgccatttttctctttctgactATCTTTGTCGTCATCCTTCTGCTACGTAACACAGACGTTCTGAAG TTTCACTATAAAGTGAACTCCACCATCATCGTCCAAAAAGTCTCCACTGAGCCTGACACGCATCACAGCTTCTGCACCTTCCAGCCACGATCACCTGAGGATGCTCTGGAGGAACGTCTCCTACTAGACTCCATTGCTTGGCCTGAAGCTCCGCCTCTGTCAGATCCTCTTTCCCTGAATCAGACCAGTGATCCAGCTCACAGCACCTTCACCATTCTCCcaaggaggacaggaggacagtgGCATGTCGGCAATCAGCTGGAGATTATTATCAAAATGTCTGATTTCCAGGGCCATCCCAAGAAGTCTGGGGGAGACTTCTTACTCGCCCGCCTGCACAATCAGAAGCTTGGTGCAGGTGTGGTTGGGCAGGTGGTGGATCATCTCAATGGCAGCTACTCTGCTGTTTTCTCTTTACTCTGGGAAGGAGACGCACAGGTTGAG GTGATGCTGGTTCACTCTAGTGAGGCTATTCAAGTGGTGAAGAGACTGAACAATGATCAGCCTGACAGGATTATGTTCAAGAGTGTCTTCCGCTCAGGCTCACTTTCTGAAACTACTTTCTGTAACATGTGCCTACGTCCAACCAAGCAGCCGCTGTGCAACTACACTGACCTCCGTACAGGCGAACCTTGGTTCTGTCACAAGCCAAAAAAGTTAAGCTGTGATGCCAGGATCACCCACTTTTTtggctattttaaaaaaaacattcggGCCAATGAGGATAAACTCATTCAAAG TGGTGTTAACATGAAAGTCTCAATTCTGGTTTTGGGACCTGCCAATGTCACTGTACTGCCAAAAAAAGAAG ATCAATCAAAGGTACAGAGCAGCGTTGTGTCATCTGGACCCTCTGGCTATTACTACCAGGGTGTGTGGCGAGCACTAGGTGGCACCAAAGTTCACCAGTTCAACAGCGCCTCTGTTATCAGTCAGTGCCTGAAAGGCAAAGTGGTCCACATGTATGGAGACTCCACCATCAGGCAGTGGTTTGAATACCTCAACGCACAACTACCAG ATCTTAAGGAGTTTAACCTGCACAGCCCAAAACAAGTTGGACCTTTCATGGCCTTAGACTATGCAAACAACATCTTGGTGACGTATCGCTGTCATGGTCCTCCGATACGCTTTTCCCAAGTCCCAACCGGTCAGCTTCGTTATATTGCCAATGAACTGGATGTTGTAACTGGAGGCACCAACACTGTCGTCGTTCTTGGCATCTGGTCTCACTTCAGCACTTTCCCCATGGAGATCTACATCCGGCGGCTGCAGACCATCCGCAGGGCGGTGGTGCGGCtgctggacaggtctccaggtACGCTGGTCATCATCCGGACGGCGAACCCCAAAGCTTTGGGTCTTTATGAGACGTTAACCAACAGTGACTGGTACTCGCTGCAGCGTGATAAGGTGCTCAGAGCCATGTTCAAAGGACTGAATGTTCATCTGATCGATGCCTGGGAGATGGTCCTGGCCCACCACCTACCTCACAGCCTCCACCCACAACCTCCCATTATTAAGAATATGATTGACGTTCTCTTGTCCAACGTGTGCCCTCAAAAGGGGGGCTAG